A genomic stretch from Anaerohalosphaeraceae bacterium includes:
- a CDS encoding metallophosphoesterase, which yields MGPISKSRMEIERKTGKYKLRRPGVAGLTWEDMERLERLVEKGLRVSGLYKIGFQNLFDLRIERVEIASDRLPEAFDGLRILWLSDFHIEPLEGLPEALMKAVEPLDYDLAVLGGDCAFHYDLTEKAVEQMQKIAEPLLKHVPVYGILGNHDRYEMGRIMENWGVQMLVNEHSRLERDGQALYLAGVDDCHYYKGDDLEAASFGIPNDCFKILLSHSPEIVNKTDGYLFDLCLCGHTHGGQVCLPNGFPPVTCSSVSRRFAKGFWKKDAMLGYTSRGIGVSGIAVRFFCPPEITLLTLRKKSTITTNKERMKKTQYVL from the coding sequence ATGGGACCGATATCGAAAAGTCGGATGGAAATAGAGCGGAAGACGGGAAAATATAAGCTGCGTCGTCCCGGCGTTGCCGGCTTGACCTGGGAGGACATGGAGCGGCTGGAACGTCTTGTAGAAAAAGGACTTCGAGTATCCGGTCTTTATAAAATCGGCTTTCAAAATCTTTTCGATTTGCGGATTGAGAGGGTCGAAATCGCTTCTGACCGTCTGCCGGAGGCGTTTGATGGGCTGCGGATTCTGTGGCTGTCGGATTTTCATATCGAACCGCTGGAGGGACTGCCGGAGGCCTTAATGAAGGCTGTGGAACCGCTTGATTATGACCTAGCTGTGCTGGGTGGGGACTGTGCTTTTCATTATGACCTGACCGAAAAAGCGGTTGAACAGATGCAGAAGATCGCCGAGCCGCTTCTGAAGCATGTGCCTGTTTACGGGATTTTAGGCAATCATGACCGGTATGAAATGGGCCGCATTATGGAAAATTGGGGGGTTCAGATGCTCGTCAATGAGCATAGTCGGCTGGAGCGAGACGGTCAAGCTCTCTATCTGGCCGGCGTAGATGACTGCCATTATTACAAAGGGGATGATTTAGAGGCCGCTTCATTCGGGATACCGAATGATTGTTTCAAGATTCTGCTCTCACATTCGCCGGAAATTGTGAATAAAACAGATGGATATTTGTTTGATTTGTGTCTTTGCGGACATACACATGGCGGTCAAGTCTGTTTGCCGAACGGTTTCCCGCCCGTGACCTGTTCGTCGGTCAGCAGACGATTTGCAAAGGGCTTCTGGAAAAAAGATGCCATGCTCGGCTATACGTCCAGAGGGATAGGGGTTTCCGGAATAGCGGTTCGGTTTTTTTGTCCGCCTGAAATTACCCTGTTAACTCTGCGAAAGAAATCGACGATAACAACCAATAAGGAGAGGATGAAGAAGACGCAGTACGTCCTGTAA
- the ppk2 gene encoding polyphosphate kinase 2 — protein MSKAREKKGEKSAAEKPEKLDKKFYEKELEKLQIELVKLQEWIKHKGLKVVVIFEGRDAAGKGGVIKRIIQKLNPRICRVVALGTPTEKERTQWYFQRYVAHLPSAGEMVLFDRSWYNRAGVERVMGFCTEEEYREFLRSCPEFERMLIRSGIILIKYWFSVSDEEQERRFQARLKDPTKRWKLSPMDLESRARWVEYSKAKDEMFAHTDIKQAPWYVVEADDKRRARLNCIAHLLSMIPYKDLTPPPIKLPPRQKDKGYVRPPITDQNFVPQVY, from the coding sequence ATGAGTAAGGCCAGGGAAAAGAAGGGGGAAAAATCTGCTGCGGAGAAGCCGGAAAAGCTTGATAAGAAGTTTTACGAGAAGGAACTGGAAAAACTTCAAATTGAACTGGTCAAGCTTCAGGAATGGATTAAGCACAAAGGCCTGAAAGTTGTTGTCATTTTTGAAGGGCGCGATGCCGCCGGCAAGGGAGGGGTCATCAAGCGAATCATACAAAAATTGAATCCGCGCATTTGCCGCGTGGTGGCTTTGGGAACGCCCACGGAGAAAGAGAGGACGCAGTGGTATTTTCAGCGGTATGTCGCCCATCTGCCGTCGGCGGGTGAAATGGTTCTGTTTGACCGCAGCTGGTACAATCGGGCCGGCGTAGAGCGGGTAATGGGATTCTGCACGGAGGAGGAGTACCGCGAATTTCTGCGCTCCTGTCCGGAATTCGAACGCATGCTGATTCGCTCGGGAATTATTCTGATTAAATATTGGTTTTCCGTCAGCGATGAAGAGCAGGAGCGGCGTTTCCAGGCTCGTCTGAAGGACCCGACCAAGCGGTGGAAGCTGAGCCCCATGGATTTGGAGTCTCGGGCCCGCTGGGTGGAATATTCCAAGGCCAAGGATGAGATGTTTGCGCATACGGACATCAAGCAGGCCCCATGGTATGTGGTGGAAGCGGACGATAAACGGCGGGCTCGTCTGAACTGCATTGCCCATCTTCTGAGCATGATTCCGTATAAGGATCTGACGCCGCCCCCGATCAAACTTCCGCCCCGGCAGAAGGACAAAGGGTATGTGCGGCCGCCGATTACGGACCAAAACTTTGTTCCGCAGGTTTATTGA
- a CDS encoding ABC transporter ATP-binding protein — MNDFVLQTFQLTKYYHKTPALDHLNLCVPKGCVYGLLGRNGSGKTTAIKLILGLLAPTAGRAEVVGHPSDNLPPSLRSRIGYITEGHHLERWMTIRELEHFQKAFYPDQWDRRFFAEMLDYFELSPKRKIKTLSNGQRAQVNLALTLAANPELLIMDDPTLGLDAAVCRQFLEGMVHLIQKEGRTILFSSHILSDVERVADRIAVIDKGVLRADCTLEEFRMQIRKYLFEFPQPNIPVDTLPGLIHSKQNQQMLEATVVKTPEEAIYEWARRHQAAVEPVPMSIEDQFIEFTGPKQAQKLFSWEMPV, encoded by the coding sequence ATGAACGATTTTGTCCTGCAGACTTTTCAACTAACCAAATATTATCACAAGACCCCTGCACTGGACCATCTGAACCTGTGTGTCCCCAAGGGATGCGTTTACGGGCTGCTCGGTCGAAACGGTTCCGGCAAAACCACGGCGATTAAACTGATTCTCGGGCTGCTTGCGCCGACCGCCGGCCGTGCCGAAGTAGTCGGGCATCCCTCCGACAATCTGCCGCCGTCTCTGCGAAGCCGCATCGGCTACATCACCGAAGGCCATCACCTTGAACGCTGGATGACAATCCGGGAGCTCGAACACTTTCAGAAGGCCTTTTATCCCGACCAATGGGACCGGCGGTTTTTTGCGGAAATGCTCGATTATTTTGAATTATCCCCGAAACGCAAAATCAAGACACTCTCCAACGGCCAGCGGGCCCAGGTCAATCTGGCCCTCACGCTTGCCGCCAATCCCGAACTGCTGATTATGGATGACCCGACACTCGGTCTGGATGCGGCAGTCTGCCGGCAGTTTCTGGAGGGGATGGTCCATCTGATTCAAAAGGAAGGACGCACCATTCTTTTTTCCAGCCACATCCTGAGCGATGTGGAGCGAGTGGCCGACCGAATCGCCGTCATTGACAAAGGCGTCCTTCGGGCCGACTGCACCCTCGAAGAGTTCCGCATGCAGATCAGAAAGTATCTCTTTGAGTTCCCGCAGCCGAACATCCCCGTCGATACGCTGCCGGGTCTGATTCATTCCAAACAAAATCAGCAGATGCTCGAGGCCACCGTCGTCAAAACCCCCGAAGAGGCGATTTACGAATGGGCCCGCCGGCACCAGGCCGCCGTCGAACCCGTACCAATGTCCATTGAGGACCAGTTCATCGAGTTTACCGGCCCCAAACAAGCCCAAAAACTTTTTAGCTGGGAGATGCCCGTATGA
- a CDS encoding deoxyribodipyrimidine photo-lyase: protein MIQPERIRTLNRRQALSREYVLYWMQSAQRAVCNHALEYAVRCANERQKPLLAAFGLTPAYPNANLRHYIFMLEGLQEAQTSLARRDIQLTIQLGEPAYVISNLAARADLVITDEGYLHIQRQWRHTVAEKIDCPLYEITSNLIVPVETASEKENYSAGTLRPRIHRQLERFLIPLHETRPHRSSLSLQVKSIQIDNPLKLARSLGIDSSVPPSPFFRGGYQQARRHLIQFLQTKLTDYDKARNNPVLDGQSNLSPYLHFGQISPLEIALAAREADEKAAVPFLEELIVRRELSHNFVYYNPNYDRFEALPHWAQRTLRYHSRDKRPALYTPEQMETASTADPYWNAAQMEMVLTGKMHGYMRMYWGKKVLEWTRRPEEALRILIALNDKYELDGRDPNGYAGIAWCLGKHDRPWKERPVFGQVRYMNAAGLRHKFKADLYVQKIRRLQEDLKQPAAFRQIT from the coding sequence ATGATTCAGCCGGAGCGGATTCGAACCCTGAACCGCCGCCAGGCCCTGAGCAGGGAATACGTTCTGTATTGGATGCAAAGCGCTCAGCGGGCCGTGTGCAATCATGCCCTCGAATACGCCGTCCGCTGTGCCAATGAACGGCAAAAACCGCTTTTGGCAGCTTTCGGGCTGACGCCTGCTTATCCGAATGCCAACCTGCGTCATTATATCTTTATGCTTGAGGGTCTTCAGGAAGCTCAGACATCACTGGCACGCCGGGACATTCAGCTGACCATCCAACTCGGCGAACCCGCGTACGTTATTTCCAACCTTGCCGCCCGAGCGGATTTGGTGATTACAGACGAAGGATACCTGCACATTCAGCGTCAATGGCGCCATACCGTCGCGGAAAAAATCGACTGCCCATTGTATGAAATCACATCCAACCTGATTGTTCCCGTGGAAACGGCCTCCGAAAAGGAAAATTATTCCGCCGGCACGCTTCGTCCCCGAATTCATCGTCAGCTGGAACGATTTCTCATTCCGCTGCACGAGACACGACCGCATCGGTCATCGCTTTCGCTGCAGGTAAAAAGCATCCAAATTGACAATCCTCTTAAACTGGCCCGCTCGCTGGGCATCGACAGTTCCGTTCCGCCTTCTCCTTTCTTCCGAGGCGGTTATCAGCAGGCCCGTCGGCATCTGATTCAGTTCCTCCAGACCAAACTGACCGATTATGACAAAGCCCGAAACAATCCCGTCCTCGACGGCCAGTCCAACCTGAGCCCTTATCTGCACTTCGGTCAGATTTCTCCGCTGGAAATCGCTCTGGCCGCCCGAGAAGCTGACGAGAAAGCCGCCGTCCCCTTCCTCGAAGAACTCATCGTCCGGAGGGAATTGAGTCATAACTTCGTTTACTACAACCCGAATTATGACCGATTTGAAGCCCTGCCTCATTGGGCTCAGCGAACCTTGCGGTACCATAGCCGCGACAAACGACCAGCCCTCTACACTCCTGAACAGATGGAGACGGCCTCCACAGCCGACCCGTACTGGAACGCCGCCCAAATGGAAATGGTTCTGACCGGGAAAATGCACGGGTATATGCGAATGTACTGGGGCAAGAAGGTTCTCGAATGGACCCGCCGACCTGAAGAGGCTCTTCGAATACTCATCGCCCTCAATGACAAGTATGAACTGGACGGACGAGACCCCAACGGATACGCCGGGATTGCCTGGTGCTTGGGCAAACATGATCGCCCCTGGAAAGAGCGTCCCGTCTTCGGTCAGGTCCGCTATATGAATGCCGCGGGGCTCCGACACAAATTCAAGGCCGATCTTTATGTGCAGAAAATCCGCCGTCTGCAGGAAGACTTGAAACAGCCTGCGGCCTTTCGGCAGATTACTTGA
- a CDS encoding DUF4203 domain-containing protein, with protein sequence MDHWLLLAAQVHRSAGADVSVVRQTVDFLWEQITALTWFQSVLAISFGIVYLLYGWRIFRVLVVICFGLLGMFLGIMAGERFGNVVVGGLAGTAVFAFLAVPLMKWCVSFLGAAAGGIITSGIWYACRLPEQYIWAGAIIGIVAGGMISFILLKASVMLFTSMGGSLITMVGVLALLHEYEINQPQPTRYIEDLVYLHPWFLPTVIIVPTLIGMFIQHKFIQHSSKWDIK encoded by the coding sequence ATGGATCATTGGCTGCTTCTTGCCGCTCAGGTGCATCGTTCAGCAGGTGCGGATGTGAGCGTGGTTCGCCAAACGGTGGATTTCCTCTGGGAACAAATTACAGCGCTGACCTGGTTTCAGTCTGTTCTGGCTATTTCATTTGGAATCGTTTATCTGCTGTACGGATGGCGCATTTTTCGAGTGTTAGTTGTTATCTGTTTCGGGCTCCTGGGTATGTTTTTGGGCATTATGGCGGGGGAACGGTTTGGCAATGTCGTAGTCGGGGGATTAGCCGGAACGGCTGTTTTTGCTTTTTTGGCTGTTCCGCTGATGAAATGGTGTGTCAGTTTCCTGGGAGCTGCGGCGGGAGGAATCATCACCAGCGGGATTTGGTATGCCTGCCGGCTGCCGGAGCAGTATATCTGGGCGGGGGCGATTATCGGGATTGTAGCGGGCGGAATGATTTCTTTTATTCTGCTGAAGGCTTCGGTAATGCTCTTTACGAGTATGGGAGGCAGTCTGATTACAATGGTAGGGGTTTTAGCGCTTCTTCATGAATATGAAATCAATCAGCCGCAGCCCACTCGATATATTGAGGATTTGGTTTACCTGCATCCGTGGTTTCTTCCGACTGTGATTATTGTGCCGACGCTGATTGGAATGTTTATTCAGCACAAATTCATCCAGCATTCTTCGAAATGGGACATCAAGTAA
- a CDS encoding GntR family transcriptional regulator has protein sequence MALWVQISPGSKDPLYVQIASQISRAIALGHLRPGDKLPPVRKLAEELVINPNTVARAYLELEQQGFVASKTGSGTFVLDPTLQDDKDLAQLNLLGQRIDTLIAQGLNLGLTPEKLIEFFEGRVRRFLSEQNKRSP, from the coding sequence ATGGCCCTTTGGGTTCAAATCTCGCCTGGTTCGAAAGACCCTCTTTATGTGCAGATTGCCTCTCAAATCAGCCGGGCGATTGCTCTCGGGCATCTCCGGCCGGGCGATAAACTGCCGCCCGTGCGGAAACTGGCCGAAGAACTGGTTATCAACCCCAACACCGTCGCACGGGCTTACCTCGAGCTGGAGCAGCAGGGTTTTGTTGCCTCCAAAACCGGCTCAGGAACCTTTGTCCTCGACCCCACCCTTCAGGACGATAAAGACCTCGCTCAACTGAATCTGCTCGGTCAGCGCATCGATACGCTTATTGCCCAGGGCCTGAATCTCGGGCTGACACCGGAGAAGCTCATCGAATTCTTTGAAGGCCGAGTCCGCCGTTTTCTGTCTGAACAAAATAAAAGGAGCCCCTAA
- a CDS encoding HyaD/HybD family hydrogenase maturation endopeptidase, giving the protein MAEKPRTLILGIGNILLGDEGIGIRVIEHLRNCPLPDSVDILDGGTAGADLLDTLCRYERVILIDALDGNYPPGTIVQMTPDELRPPTPSALSLHDLDLPQTLAMAKMLGQAPKEAIIIGIQPERIACTMELSPRLKRLLPDVAERVLSLVNQFR; this is encoded by the coding sequence ATGGCGGAAAAACCCCGAACGTTAATTTTGGGCATCGGCAATATCCTTCTGGGCGATGAAGGAATCGGGATCCGGGTCATTGAACATCTGCGAAATTGTCCTCTGCCGGATTCCGTGGATATCCTGGACGGCGGCACGGCCGGTGCTGACCTGCTTGACACATTGTGCCGTTATGAGCGGGTGATTCTGATCGATGCACTGGACGGGAATTATCCTCCGGGCACCATTGTGCAGATGACACCGGATGAACTGCGGCCGCCAACCCCTTCTGCTTTATCGCTTCACGATTTAGACTTGCCGCAGACCCTGGCTATGGCGAAAATGCTTGGACAGGCGCCGAAAGAAGCAATCATCATAGGAATTCAGCCTGAAAGGATTGCCTGCACGATGGAGCTCAGCCCCCGGCTGAAGCGATTGCTGCCCGATGTTGCCGAGCGCGTTTTATCGTTGGTCAATCAATTCCGCTAA